The following are encoded together in the Streptomyces sp. NBC_00358 genome:
- a CDS encoding aldo/keto reductase → MTSLRKLGSSDLEVFPLSLGGNVFGWTADESRSFAVLDAYAAAGGNFLDTADSYSAWIEGNEGGESETLIGKWLAKRGNRADIVVATKVSQHPAYPGLSGANIKAAADASLRRLGTDHIDLYYTHFDKPEVPVDEIIGALDELVKAGKVRHIAASNISPERLQESLEFSDREGLARYVALQPHYNLVSRDTYEGALQDIASRAGLAAVPYYGLASGFLTGKYRPGTTVDSPRAAGAAKHLGTDRGPKVLAALDEVAGAHDVAVATVALAWLAARPTVAAPIASARTVEQLPALLGVADLVLTDDELTLLSRASA, encoded by the coding sequence ATGACTTCTCTTCGCAAGCTGGGTTCGTCGGACCTCGAGGTCTTCCCGCTCTCCCTCGGCGGGAACGTCTTCGGCTGGACGGCCGACGAGAGCCGTTCCTTCGCCGTGCTCGACGCCTACGCGGCCGCCGGCGGCAATTTCCTCGACACGGCCGACTCCTACTCGGCGTGGATCGAGGGCAACGAGGGCGGCGAGTCCGAGACCCTCATCGGCAAGTGGCTCGCGAAGCGCGGCAACCGCGCGGACATCGTGGTCGCCACCAAGGTCAGCCAGCACCCCGCGTACCCGGGACTGTCCGGTGCCAACATCAAGGCCGCCGCCGACGCGTCGCTGCGCCGCCTGGGCACCGACCACATCGACCTCTACTACACGCACTTCGACAAGCCGGAGGTGCCGGTCGACGAGATCATCGGCGCCCTCGACGAGCTGGTGAAGGCCGGCAAGGTCCGGCACATCGCCGCCTCCAACATCTCGCCCGAGCGGCTCCAGGAGTCCCTGGAGTTCTCCGACCGCGAGGGCCTGGCCCGCTATGTCGCGCTCCAGCCGCACTACAACCTGGTCTCGCGCGACACCTACGAGGGCGCACTCCAGGACATCGCCTCCCGGGCCGGTCTGGCCGCCGTCCCGTACTACGGGCTCGCCTCCGGCTTCCTCACCGGCAAGTACCGCCCGGGCACGACGGTCGACTCGCCCCGGGCGGCGGGCGCGGCCAAGCACCTCGGCACGGACCGCGGGCCGAAGGTCCTCGCCGCCCTCGACGAGGTCGCCGGAGCCCACGACGTCGCCGTCGCCACCGTCGCCCTCGCCTGGCTGGCCGCCCGGCCGACGGTCGCCGCGCCGATCGCCTCCGCCCGCACGGTGGAGCAGCTCCCGGCCCTGCTGGGGGTCGCGGACCTGGTGCTGACGGACGACGAACTGACGCTCCTGTCCAGGGCGTCCGCGTAA
- a CDS encoding PrsW family intramembrane metalloprotease, giving the protein MAIHPLYPTRSGGPAGPAPMHPRWWRRRWVRYGALITLLAMSGLVILALVREQTGTEGFLVGLGLAVFPVPLLIAAFRWLDRVEPGPWRNLLFSFAWGACAAALIAIVANSFATRWIAMATADPSSADTLGATVIAPVVEESAKAAAVLLVFLFRRRDFTGIVDGVVIAGITATGFAFTENILYLGTAFGSDQLSGESGLASVTAATFFVRVVMSPFAHPLFTVMTGIGFGAAALSAERQHVRRVLLPLTGLLLAMGMHAIWNSSSGFGEFGFFGVYAAFMVPAFGLLTWLAVWTRQRELRTVRTELPAYTVAGWLGTTEPWALGSMRARRLAREYAGHHFGKAAARSVAEYEAYATSLAFLRHRGRRGRAGADFVVRERELLDELWRRRETARPALAYAARATTPLPAPAPWQAPGYGYGYAVPPTQSYGQPAPAPYPAYNPYRS; this is encoded by the coding sequence GTGGCCATCCATCCTCTGTACCCGACGCGGTCCGGCGGCCCCGCCGGACCTGCTCCGATGCATCCGCGCTGGTGGCGGCGCAGATGGGTCCGGTACGGAGCGCTGATCACGCTGCTCGCGATGTCCGGTCTGGTGATCCTCGCCCTGGTCCGCGAACAGACCGGAACCGAGGGCTTCCTGGTCGGTCTCGGACTGGCCGTGTTCCCCGTACCGCTGCTCATAGCCGCCTTCCGGTGGCTGGACCGGGTCGAGCCGGGCCCCTGGCGCAACCTGCTCTTCTCGTTCGCCTGGGGTGCCTGCGCGGCGGCGCTCATAGCGATCGTCGCCAACAGTTTCGCGACCCGGTGGATAGCGATGGCGACCGCGGATCCGTCCAGCGCCGACACGCTGGGCGCGACCGTCATAGCGCCCGTCGTCGAGGAGTCGGCGAAGGCCGCTGCCGTCCTGCTGGTCTTCCTGTTCCGCAGACGGGACTTCACCGGGATCGTCGACGGCGTCGTCATCGCCGGGATCACCGCCACCGGCTTCGCCTTCACCGAGAACATCCTGTACCTCGGCACCGCCTTCGGCAGCGACCAGCTGAGCGGGGAGAGCGGGCTCGCCTCGGTCACCGCCGCGACCTTCTTCGTCCGCGTGGTGATGTCGCCCTTCGCGCATCCGCTGTTCACCGTGATGACCGGAATCGGCTTCGGGGCCGCGGCGCTGTCCGCCGAGCGCCAGCACGTGCGCCGTGTACTGCTCCCCCTCACCGGACTGCTGCTCGCGATGGGCATGCACGCGATCTGGAACAGCTCCTCGGGCTTCGGCGAGTTCGGGTTCTTCGGGGTGTACGCCGCGTTCATGGTGCCCGCGTTCGGGCTGCTGACCTGGCTGGCCGTCTGGACCCGGCAGCGCGAGCTGCGCACCGTGCGCACGGAACTGCCCGCGTACACCGTGGCCGGCTGGCTGGGCACGACCGAACCGTGGGCCCTCGGCTCGATGCGGGCGCGGCGGCTCGCCCGCGAGTACGCCGGTCACCACTTCGGGAAGGCCGCGGCGCGTTCGGTGGCGGAGTACGAGGCGTACGCGACCTCCCTGGCGTTCCTGCGCCACCGGGGACGCCGCGGCCGGGCCGGCGCCGATTTCGTCGTACGGGAGCGCGAGTTGCTCGACGAGCTGTGGCGCCGCCGGGAGACCGCCCGCCCGGCCCTCGCCTACGCGGCCCGCGCGACGACCCCGCTGCCGGCACCGGCGCCCTGGCAGGCCCCCGGGTACGGGTACGGGTACGCCGTCCCGCCGACGCAGTCGTACGGTCAGCCGGCGCCGGCGCCGTATCCCGCGTACAACCCCTACCGCTCGTAG